The Apis mellifera strain DH4 linkage group LG3, Amel_HAv3.1, whole genome shotgun sequence genome includes the window ACGTGTACGATCATCCGCACTTCGGATATCCGGTGGCCCACTCGATCGATTATCCGATTGGCCCGTCCTCCAAGCAGCTTATGATAGTCAGTTTCATAGGTTTGTTGCTGCTGTTCGCCGTTATTCAGAACACGATCGTGAACGTGAAACGGAGAGAGCTTCTGACGGATGTGCTGTCGGcgaggaggaaaagagagcTTTACGCTTCGTACAACTTTGATTCCGCGGtaagaatttttcatcgaagaattattgaattagttaaaatttatccatcacgatatttttttctctctctgctttaaatgtttaaatttttaactcaaACTCCAAGAAAGCTCCATCCATTTCGTAGAATGCaaattatcttctttaaaaaagatcgattcgttatattcattcatttctatAAACTTAAATTCGTTCcgtcatatatttttccagcTCGTTAAAGagttaattattctatatatttcttcacaTAGCTTGAATTCCACGGGTTTAAGGGTAATTACAGTTCTTCCCTTGTTCGTAGACACCGGAACAGGAAGACGTGCTCGACGAGGATGGCAGGGTGAGGTGCATACAGAGGACCGTTTGCCTGGAGAATCGAAAGCTCTTGAAGGCGTTCGGCGCAACCGGCAAGATACTGGCCAAGTACTTAACGTGAGTTCCAACCTCCCCCTCCTGCCTTTATTGCTTCGAGGCCAGTTCCCAGCCAGAgacaatgaaatttaatattccaagTGTCGTCACGAAGCGAAAGACACGGAATATCTGGAGCGAAGGGGCGCCCTTGTTTCTCGAAATTCCACGCGGATATTAAACTGCGCTCACACGTGCTCCGAACACGAGAAAGCTTAGCTCGTATGCGTCTGCTTTCAGACGAGGCGTGGAGAAATCTCTGAAGCCCTCCTCCGGATGGTCCCGTTTGGTTCGGGACGCGGGCGAGGCTGGGATCCGTGGCGAGGACTGCGAGGTGCTTTACAGGGGTTGTGACGAGCAGCAAGTCCCTTCGAAGAAGGATACATAGAATTGAAACTTAACACGATGATAACACgtttaaatttggaaataaatttgctCGATCGTGCGTTTTATTCATtagaattgattttgaaaaagaaaaattaggaaTTATCGGcggaagaaatagaaaaatctagGATTCGACGAATGATTCGAATAGTTCTagttttttctcttcaaaatGTTTCGtatatttcctttcctcttaaTGAAGATTGTTTtcgtaaaagaaagaaaaaaaaaattgacaacgAACGCGGTATTTAAATTACTCTTTTCGAGTGGACGAATCTAATAATAGATGTATCggctgattttttatttaaaaaaagagggacAAGGAGAAAAgattggatcgatcgatcggacgAATAAAAAAGCGGGCGGTATTAatgacttttaattttaattacaatatgctgtgttgtgttttttttttttgttctttatcTGCTACAAACATCGACATCTAGCCTGAACTATTTTAGATAGCAGTCCGCTCTCTATACACGCTCCATTTATACtcactccctctctctctctctttctctccaatctcgttctctctcgtcgtcagaattataaaaaaatatcaaatcacGAACAGAATGGAGACAAACCGCCGCACCTACCGCATCACCCTTTTACGTTTTCTACTTTTGTCCTCTTGTTTTCACATcgatatatatctcgtttttcttcgttcgttcgttatttctctctttctctccctttctgtTTACCACCTCCCTTCGATCTATCTATCTTATCCACGATCCTCCTTGATCCTCCAGCCTCGCGTCACAACTAATTATACAAGTAACGCTATACCattattatcgtttatataacattaaggcattacatatttataaattcttcgtgTTCACTCGCCACTATACAGCAATACCACGTTAAACTCGTAAACTTATGCTTAAATAGACGTGAGATCGCTCGTTGCAATAGTCCAGGcttcaaaggaaaaaaaaaaaaacacaagaGAAAAAGAACATTGTGTGTGAATTCAGGCTCGCAAAAACCGGGCCGGAAGTGGTCTCGATACACGCTGTCCTTtccaaacttaaaaaaataatccactTCCTCggaatattttcgtatttcgtatttcttctctgtatcttttttttttctctctttctctctctctctctcttctcttcgaataattctattattactaGTTTAGTTTCTCGACGACTACGAAGaagttcaattaaattttaaatcgcccAACTTGATCGCGTTGAATtctcgtttttctctttttctttttttcgccgcgcaaacaaacaaaaagaatTGGGAAAGAACGAATATACTCGGTACGAAGACCATCCGGTGCCAGATGCAATGCTCGCTCGCATTCTTTGTTCCggcttttccttctttcatcCATTCTCGCACAACCCTTTTGTTTGCCCGCTTCTTTCACATCGAACGCGCacgtatacacatacacacacacacgcacactcgcacgcatacacacacacaatatctctttctctctttctctctttctctcgattatCACTTTGCACGCACGCAGCTTAAAAGTCCAGCTAATTATCGTATCGACAATAAATTAGACACATTTGTCGAGGCAACGTAGTTTTGCACAGGCAGGCGGCAGACAGTTCAcaaaaaatatctcgaaacacccatattttttttcatttttgtttctcgCAACTCTGTTTCCTCTTCTTGGTTTTCGAACACCCTTTACTCGGCGGCAAAAGTTgacgaattcgaaaaaaaaaaacatggccGCTCTATTTCGGTGATCGCAAGCCAAGATATTCCCCTGCGACTTTTTTGTTTCCGTTGGACGATCGATctggcgat containing:
- the LOC725698 gene encoding uncharacterized protein LOC725698; translated protein: MFTFLARSRVFPLLLSAFAVSILGQDAKTAVFPLPGNGSVLESSARVETALRQDMTRSSELIARPTTTAPVNNFLLAAQRPYVHLRSDNVPAYVYDHPHFGYPVAHSIDYPIGPSSKQLMIVSFIGLLLLFAVIQNTIVNVKRRELLTDVLSARRKRELYASYNFDSATPEQEDVLDEDGRVRCIQRTVCLENRKLLKAFGATGKILAKYLTRGVEKSLKPSSGWSRLVRDAGEAGIRGEDCEVLYRGCDEQQVPSKKDT